A window of the Glaciimonas sp. CA11.2 genome harbors these coding sequences:
- a CDS encoding aldehyde dehydrogenase (NADP(+)), translating to MNITGQALIGAKSVTGDGEVFSAFSPVSGTDIAPVFHTVNSAQIDQACTLAQKAFDPYRATDPETRARFLETIAQKIIDLGEPLILRAMAESGLPQARLEGERGRTVGQLKLFAAVLREGSWMDARIDPALPERKPLARVDLRMRMIALGPVAVFGASNFPLAFSVAGGDTAAALAAGCPVVVKAHPAHPGTSELVGRAVQQAVAECNLPEGVFSLLTGVGNDLGTALVRHPAIQAVGFTGSRQGGLALMAVAAARPQPIPVYAEMSSINPVFMMPQALSARGDTLATSFVDSLVMGVGQFCTNPGLVLGVAGADFERFTTLAAEQLSQRTAATMLTAGIHDSYQKGVSRLAANTKVHDLSRGVAVDGACKGTPSLFSASAADFLVDAHLSEEIFGPTSLLISCADIAEMQQVAEHLEGQLTATLQMDEGDYEAVGTLLPILERKVGRILANGFPTGVEVSYSMVHGGPFPSTSDGRSTSVGSAAIERFLRPVSYQNLPQQLLPSAIQDSNPLGIWQRVDGKLSK from the coding sequence TTGAATATCACAGGTCAGGCGCTCATCGGCGCTAAAAGCGTTACCGGCGACGGTGAAGTATTTTCGGCATTCAGTCCGGTCTCGGGCACGGACATCGCGCCAGTTTTTCATACGGTCAATAGCGCACAGATTGACCAAGCTTGCACTCTGGCCCAAAAAGCTTTTGATCCCTATCGGGCGACCGATCCGGAGACCCGTGCACGCTTTCTGGAAACGATTGCCCAAAAAATTATTGATCTGGGCGAACCGTTGATCCTACGCGCCATGGCCGAGAGCGGTTTGCCGCAAGCGCGTCTTGAAGGCGAGCGCGGTCGTACCGTCGGACAACTAAAGTTATTTGCTGCGGTGTTGCGCGAAGGCTCATGGATGGATGCGCGCATTGATCCGGCATTGCCAGAACGTAAGCCGCTTGCGCGTGTTGATCTGCGCATGCGGATGATTGCATTGGGTCCGGTTGCGGTGTTTGGCGCTAGCAATTTTCCACTGGCATTTTCCGTCGCCGGTGGCGATACGGCCGCGGCGCTGGCAGCCGGTTGCCCGGTAGTTGTTAAGGCACATCCTGCGCATCCTGGTACTTCCGAATTGGTGGGGCGTGCGGTACAACAAGCGGTCGCCGAGTGCAACTTGCCGGAAGGCGTATTTTCTCTATTGACAGGTGTTGGCAATGATCTTGGCACTGCGCTGGTCCGTCATCCTGCCATTCAGGCTGTTGGCTTTACCGGCTCACGACAAGGCGGATTGGCGTTGATGGCAGTTGCGGCTGCGCGTCCGCAACCGATTCCTGTATATGCCGAAATGAGTAGTATTAATCCGGTGTTTATGATGCCCCAAGCATTGTCCGCCCGCGGCGATACGCTGGCGACCAGTTTCGTCGATTCTCTGGTGATGGGCGTCGGTCAGTTTTGTACCAATCCTGGTTTGGTACTGGGTGTAGCGGGCGCTGATTTCGAACGCTTCACGACACTCGCAGCCGAGCAATTATCGCAACGCACTGCGGCCACGATGTTGACCGCAGGGATACATGATTCCTATCAAAAAGGGGTTAGTCGCCTGGCAGCAAATACTAAGGTGCACGATCTTAGTCGCGGTGTTGCCGTTGATGGTGCTTGTAAAGGTACGCCATCGTTATTCTCTGCCAGCGCGGCAGATTTTTTGGTCGATGCGCATTTGTCGGAAGAGATTTTTGGCCCAACATCGTTATTGATCAGTTGTGCGGATATCGCCGAAATGCAGCAAGTTGCAGAACATCTTGAAGGTCAGTTGACCGCAACATTGCAAATGGATGAGGGCGACTATGAAGCAGTGGGAACATTGCTGCCCATCCTCGAACGAAAAGTTGGCCGTATTCTGGCAAATGGTTTTCCAACTGGCGTGGAAGTGTCCTATTCGATGGTGCATGGCGGACCATTCCCATCGACTTCCGATGGTCGCAGTACATCCGTTGGCAGTGCTGCAATAGAGCGCTTCTTGCGCCCGGTGTCGTATCAGAATCTGCCGCAGCAATTGTTGCCAAGCGCTATTCAGGATAGCAATCCATTGGGAATCTGGCAGCGTGTGGATGGCAAACTATCAAAATAA
- a CDS encoding SDR family oxidoreductase, with protein MSASQKAIKGLAQYPSLKGKRIFITGGGTGIGEALVSAFAEQGALVAFVDIATEASEALCARLAAAGFPAPLFRHCDIRDIGLLQATMAAMAKEIGDFDVLVNNAANDTRHAVEDVSVEFWDNSIAINQRPLFFTCQAVLAGMKKKGGGSIINFSSISWHIANGGYPAYVTAKSAVIGLTRGLARELGPHNIRVNTVTPGWVITERQNNLWLDEKGEADIKRNQCLSGKLLPWHLARMVLFLASDDSVMCTSQEFVVDAGWS; from the coding sequence ATGTCAGCGAGTCAAAAAGCGATTAAGGGTCTTGCACAATATCCGAGCTTAAAGGGGAAGCGCATATTCATTACCGGCGGCGGTACCGGAATTGGCGAGGCGCTGGTCAGCGCATTTGCGGAGCAGGGTGCGTTGGTTGCCTTCGTCGATATCGCAACGGAAGCGAGCGAGGCATTATGCGCTAGATTGGCTGCAGCGGGCTTCCCTGCACCGTTGTTTCGGCATTGCGATATCCGCGACATCGGCCTGTTGCAGGCAACGATGGCAGCAATGGCCAAAGAGATTGGTGATTTTGACGTTCTGGTGAATAACGCTGCGAATGATACACGGCACGCCGTTGAAGATGTCAGTGTAGAGTTTTGGGATAACAGTATTGCGATTAATCAGAGACCGTTATTTTTTACTTGTCAGGCGGTGTTAGCTGGCATGAAGAAAAAAGGCGGTGGTTCAATTATTAATTTTAGTTCGATTAGCTGGCACATAGCAAACGGTGGCTATCCGGCTTACGTCACGGCTAAGTCGGCGGTGATCGGATTAACGCGTGGACTGGCGCGGGAACTTGGTCCACATAATATTCGGGTCAATACTGTCACGCCGGGTTGGGTAATTACTGAACGACAGAATAATTTGTGGCTGGATGAAAAAGGCGAGGCTGACATCAAACGCAACCAATGTCTGTCTGGAAAATTATTGCCCTGGCACCTGGCGCGGATGGTGCTGTTTTTGGCATCGGACGATAGTGTGATGTGTACATCGCAGGAATTTGTGGTTGATGCTGGTTGGAGTTAA
- a CDS encoding acyl carrier protein, protein MKNNQTREEVLEIIMDMFVVEIGFIEREEISPATHVTKDFKIYTDDITIFLNAVEKRFDMLAPAGEWEKIETFNEMADLVMLYRGVKIPFKRPKGILSWVLNCIIR, encoded by the coding sequence ATGAAAAATAATCAGACCCGTGAAGAAGTCCTCGAAATAATCATGGATATGTTCGTCGTGGAAATCGGGTTTATTGAAAGGGAAGAAATTTCGCCGGCCACGCATGTAACTAAAGATTTTAAAATTTATACAGACGACATCACTATTTTTTTAAACGCCGTAGAGAAGCGTTTTGACATGTTAGCACCAGCGGGAGAGTGGGAGAAAATAGAGACTTTTAACGAGATGGCAGATTTGGTTATGCTTTATCGCGGTGTGAAAATTCCGTTCAAAAGACCTAAGGGAATTTTGAGTTGGGTGTTGAATTGTATAATTCGATGA
- a CDS encoding EamA family transporter, whose amino-acid sequence MDLRNSWQLYALGSAFFAGLTAIFGKFGVTGMNSNFATFIRTVIILFVIAGIVTLRNEWEKPALVASSNWLFLALSAIATGLSWLCYYHALQIGPITKVAPIDKLSVAFAIVLGLLFAGEQLTWPIAIGGSLIVAGSVVIIAF is encoded by the coding sequence ATGGACTTGCGCAATAGTTGGCAGTTATATGCACTTGGATCGGCTTTTTTTGCAGGCCTGACCGCCATCTTCGGTAAGTTTGGCGTCACCGGTATGAACTCGAATTTCGCCACATTCATCCGCACCGTAATTATTTTGTTTGTCATTGCTGGTATTGTGACACTACGCAACGAATGGGAAAAACCAGCCTTGGTCGCCTCCAGCAACTGGTTATTTCTCGCACTGTCAGCCATCGCCACCGGCCTGTCCTGGCTCTGCTATTACCATGCCCTGCAAATCGGACCGATCACAAAAGTAGCCCCGATCGACAAACTCAGCGTCGCCTTCGCGATCGTATTGGGACTGTTGTTCGCTGGTGAGCAACTCACTTGGCCAATAGCTATCGGCGGATCATTGATCGTCGCCGGATCGGTCGTCATTATCGCGTTTTAG
- a CDS encoding efflux transporter outer membrane subunit, with protein MKYNNRFTLDLLRSRNERSEVKARVGGYERSRLPATLLVAFSVAVLSACAVGPDYVRPVMEAPTAFKESKDWKVAEPRDHELGDHWWEGYNDPTLNALVTQIDISNQNLAQAEAKYRQARALVQQSQAAYFPTVGANVSATRSGGGGASNRTSNTNSTSGSSSASTSHSLSLNASWEPDLWGRVRRTVESNQANAQASAANLQAAKLSAQSALAQDYWQLRILDAQKNLLQDTVTAYQKSFQLTKNQYAAGVVAQSDVIQAQTQLKSAQAQMIDLGVQRAQTEHAIALLVGQPASTFSIAPAPLVAVVPAIPTGIPSSLLERRPDISAAERLAAAANAQIGVAKAAYFPALTLSASGGFESNSFVNWLSLPSRVWSLGPALAQTIFDGGARKAQTDQAIANYDSTVAGYKQAVLTSFQEVEDNLAALRILEQEAQVQDETVVSARKAVTLILNQYKAGLVNYTSVATVQATALSAENSALNILNRRMAASVQLIAALGGGWNQNALPDNAALNHGKTPTTSPAPN; from the coding sequence ATGAAATACAATAATAGATTCACATTAGACTTATTGCGGAGCCGTAACGAGCGCAGTGAAGTCAAGGCGCGGGTAGGCGGCTACGAAAGAAGCCGGTTACCGGCTACATTGTTAGTAGCCTTTTCCGTAGCGGTGTTAAGCGCCTGCGCGGTCGGTCCTGATTATGTCCGTCCGGTCATGGAGGCGCCAACCGCCTTTAAAGAATCCAAGGATTGGAAAGTTGCGGAGCCGCGCGATCATGAACTTGGCGACCATTGGTGGGAAGGCTACAACGATCCCACACTGAACGCACTCGTCACCCAGATCGACATATCGAATCAAAATCTGGCGCAAGCCGAAGCCAAATATCGCCAGGCGCGCGCGTTGGTGCAACAATCCCAGGCCGCATACTTTCCAACCGTTGGCGCGAATGTTTCAGCGACCCGATCTGGCGGAGGTGGCGCAAGCAATCGCACCAGTAATACCAACTCGACCAGCGGCAGTAGCTCTGCTTCAACTAGCCACTCGCTATCACTCAACGCAAGCTGGGAACCTGATTTGTGGGGGCGGGTGCGCCGCACAGTCGAATCAAATCAAGCCAATGCGCAAGCCAGCGCTGCCAACTTGCAGGCCGCAAAACTGAGTGCACAATCGGCATTGGCGCAGGATTATTGGCAACTGCGGATACTCGACGCACAGAAAAATTTGCTGCAAGATACCGTTACAGCCTATCAGAAGTCTTTTCAGCTAACCAAAAATCAGTATGCTGCGGGCGTAGTTGCCCAATCCGATGTCATACAGGCGCAAACCCAATTAAAATCGGCACAAGCTCAGATGATCGATCTCGGCGTACAAAGGGCTCAAACAGAACATGCGATCGCCCTGTTAGTCGGACAACCGGCGTCGACATTTTCAATCGCGCCTGCGCCTTTGGTTGCGGTCGTACCAGCCATTCCTACCGGCATACCGTCGTCACTATTAGAGCGTCGCCCTGATATCAGTGCCGCCGAAAGGCTCGCCGCTGCCGCTAACGCGCAGATCGGCGTTGCCAAAGCAGCGTACTTCCCTGCCCTCACCTTATCCGCATCAGGCGGCTTTGAGAGCAATAGCTTTGTCAATTGGCTTAGTCTGCCAAGCCGTGTCTGGTCGCTCGGACCCGCGCTGGCCCAGACAATTTTCGACGGTGGCGCACGCAAGGCGCAAACCGACCAGGCCATCGCCAACTATGACAGCACCGTCGCCGGATACAAGCAAGCGGTCTTGACCAGTTTCCAGGAGGTTGAAGATAATCTGGCAGCATTAAGAATATTGGAACAGGAAGCGCAGGTGCAGGACGAAACGGTAGTATCCGCACGCAAAGCGGTAACGCTGATCCTGAATCAATACAAAGCGGGATTAGTGAATTACACCAGCGTGGCGACTGTACAAGCTACCGCACTTAGCGCAGAGAATTCGGCTCTTAACATTCTTAATCGCCGCATGGCTGCCAGCGTACAACTGATTGCCGCATTAGGGGGCGGATGGAATCAGAACGCATTACCGGACAACGCAGCCTTAAATCACGGAAAAACACCAACAACATCACCCGCCCCAAATTAA
- a CDS encoding efflux RND transporter permease subunit, with product MNISLPFIQRPIATTLLTIGIALAGLVAFRMLPVSPLPQVDFPTISISASMPGASPETMAATVATPLERALGTIAGVTEMTSSSSLNSTRITLQFDLSRDIDGAARDVQAALNAARNLLPTGMPSSPTYRKVNPADAPVMILSLTSDSLTPGQIYDAADTILAQKLSQVAGIGSVSVGGSSQPAVRIELNPTALNKYGIGSADVRTAVAATNANRPKGILEDGDRNWQIYANDQAKTAAEYMPLIVSYRNGAPIRVQDVATVLDSVADLRNAGSANGKPAILVTLSRQPGANIIQTVDNVRAILPQLQASIPSAINLNIAMDRTPTIRASLVDTEHTLLISIALVIMVVFMFLRNARAALIPTVAVPISLIGTFGVMYLLGYSLDNLSLMALTIATGFVVDDAIVVLENVSRHVEEGMTPYDAAIKGAREVGFTVLSMSISLIAVFIPILLMGGIVGRLFREFAVTLSAAILVSLVVSLTTTPMMCARLSKHEPNRKQGRFFTATERMFDAALSGYKRSLTWALRFGPLMILILVGTIALNIHLYKIIPKGFFPQQDTGRLIGGIQGDQAISFQAMKVKLNTFVAIVQKDPAVENVIAFTGGSRRNSGVMFITLKPLSVRKLSADLVIARLRGKLSHVPGANLFLQSVQDIRVGGRSSDAQYQYTLQSDDINQLRLWEPKIRAALDALPELADVNTDQNDKGLQTSLVIDRETAIRSGVTPQLIDSSLNDLFGQRQISTIYSGMNQYHVVMEASPEYWQSPEILRHTYVSVTPKSANLSPTTSALGTPPALTANGQLASNSSLAQTLSTAVEAQVPLSSFSTFAATNTALSVNHQSQFIASTISFNLPPGKSLSEATLAINNAMSRLGVPTSVHGTFAGTANVFQSSLNSQPLLILTALLAVYIVLGILYESYIHPLTILSTLPSAGVGALLALLITKTDFSLIALIGVILLIGIVKKNAIMMIDFALDAERNRGMSPRDAIFEACLLRFRPIMMTTMAAMLGAIPLALGRGDGAELRTPLGISIVGGLIVSQLLTLYTTPVVYLYLDRFSLWWKEKFKRADHETDGESAHV from the coding sequence ATGAATATTTCGCTTCCTTTTATTCAGCGACCGATCGCCACAACGCTTCTGACGATCGGGATAGCGTTGGCCGGTCTGGTGGCGTTTCGGATGCTGCCGGTATCGCCATTACCGCAAGTCGACTTCCCCACCATTTCGATCTCGGCATCCATGCCCGGAGCGAGTCCAGAGACTATGGCGGCGACGGTTGCGACCCCGCTCGAACGGGCGCTAGGTACGATCGCCGGAGTCACCGAAATGACTTCTTCAAGCTCGCTCAATTCCACGCGTATTACCTTGCAGTTCGATTTGAGTCGGGATATTGATGGCGCGGCGCGTGATGTTCAAGCGGCCTTGAATGCCGCACGTAACCTGTTGCCAACCGGCATGCCGAGTAGTCCCACCTATCGCAAAGTCAATCCCGCCGATGCGCCGGTAATGATTTTATCCTTGACTTCGGACAGCTTGACGCCAGGCCAGATTTACGATGCTGCCGATACGATACTGGCGCAAAAATTGTCTCAGGTTGCTGGTATCGGTAGTGTCAGCGTGGGCGGCAGTTCGCAACCGGCAGTTCGGATCGAGTTAAATCCAACTGCCCTTAACAAATATGGTATCGGTAGTGCTGACGTTCGCACCGCCGTTGCCGCAACCAATGCCAATCGTCCCAAAGGAATACTGGAAGACGGTGACAGAAATTGGCAGATTTACGCTAACGACCAAGCCAAGACCGCCGCTGAATACATGCCGTTAATCGTATCGTATCGCAACGGCGCTCCGATCCGCGTGCAGGATGTTGCTACCGTTTTGGATTCTGTTGCCGACCTGCGCAATGCCGGTTCCGCTAATGGCAAACCCGCCATTCTGGTCACCTTGAGCAGACAGCCGGGTGCGAATATTATTCAAACGGTCGACAATGTTCGCGCGATTTTACCGCAGTTGCAGGCTTCCATTCCATCCGCTATCAATCTTAATATCGCGATGGATCGCACGCCGACTATCCGAGCATCGCTGGTTGATACCGAACATACGTTATTGATATCAATCGCGCTGGTCATCATGGTGGTGTTTATGTTTCTGCGCAATGCACGTGCCGCGCTGATTCCCACCGTCGCGGTGCCAATCTCGTTGATTGGCACATTTGGCGTGATGTATTTACTCGGCTATAGCCTGGACAATCTGTCTTTGATGGCGCTGACAATCGCGACCGGATTCGTCGTCGATGATGCGATCGTGGTGCTGGAAAACGTCTCGCGTCATGTTGAAGAAGGTATGACGCCGTACGACGCCGCTATCAAAGGCGCGCGTGAAGTTGGCTTCACCGTCCTGTCGATGAGTATCTCGCTGATCGCTGTTTTCATCCCGATTCTGCTGATGGGCGGTATTGTTGGCCGCTTATTCCGTGAATTTGCGGTCACGCTGTCGGCGGCTATTCTGGTGTCACTGGTGGTCTCCCTGACGACTACGCCGATGATGTGCGCGCGCCTATCAAAACATGAGCCAAACCGCAAGCAAGGACGCTTCTTCACCGCTACCGAACGCATGTTTGATGCTGCGCTAAGCGGGTATAAACGTTCGCTGACCTGGGCGCTGCGCTTTGGGCCGCTGATGATACTGATTTTAGTGGGAACCATCGCGCTGAATATTCACCTGTACAAGATTATTCCGAAAGGCTTTTTCCCGCAACAGGATACCGGACGCCTGATTGGCGGGATTCAGGGTGATCAGGCGATTTCTTTTCAGGCGATGAAAGTCAAGCTGAATACTTTTGTGGCAATCGTTCAAAAAGATCCCGCGGTCGAAAATGTCATTGCCTTTACCGGTGGCAGCCGACGTAATAGCGGGGTGATGTTTATCACGCTCAAGCCGCTGTCTGTGCGTAAACTATCCGCTGATCTGGTCATTGCCAGATTACGCGGCAAACTCAGCCATGTTCCGGGCGCAAATCTCTTCTTGCAATCGGTACAGGATATTCGCGTCGGTGGACGCTCCAGCGATGCACAATATCAATACACTTTGCAATCGGATGACATCAATCAGTTGCGTCTTTGGGAGCCAAAAATACGGGCTGCACTGGATGCATTACCAGAACTGGCCGATGTCAATACTGACCAAAATGATAAAGGTCTGCAAACCTCGCTGGTGATTGACCGCGAGACCGCCATCAGAAGCGGCGTGACACCGCAATTAATCGATTCTTCGCTCAACGATCTATTCGGTCAACGCCAGATTTCAACCATCTATAGCGGAATGAATCAATACCATGTAGTGATGGAAGCATCCCCTGAATATTGGCAGAGTCCCGAAATTCTGCGCCATACGTATGTCAGCGTCACGCCAAAAAGCGCCAATCTTTCGCCCACCACTTCGGCATTAGGAACACCGCCAGCGTTGACCGCGAATGGTCAACTTGCATCTAACTCATCGCTGGCGCAAACACTTTCCACTGCGGTCGAAGCACAAGTCCCGCTATCTTCATTCTCGACGTTTGCAGCGACCAATACCGCACTCTCGGTGAATCACCAAAGCCAGTTTATCGCCTCCACTATTTCCTTTAATCTACCACCGGGGAAATCATTATCCGAGGCAACGTTAGCCATCAACAATGCCATGAGCCGACTAGGTGTTCCGACCTCGGTGCACGGCACTTTCGCTGGAACGGCCAACGTGTTTCAGTCTTCTTTGAACAGTCAGCCACTATTGATCCTGACGGCACTACTGGCGGTATATATCGTGCTGGGAATATTGTATGAAAGCTATATTCATCCGCTGACGATTCTATCGACCTTGCCATCTGCTGGCGTCGGTGCACTGTTGGCTCTGCTCATCACCAAAACCGATTTCAGTCTGATCGCTTTGATCGGCGTGATTCTGCTGATCGGTATCGTTAAGAAAAATGCCATCATGATGATCGACTTTGCCCTCGACGCGGAACGCAATCGCGGCATGTCGCCACGCGACGCGATTTTTGAAGCCTGTCTCCTACGCTTCCGCCCGATTATGATGACCACAATGGCCGCCATGCTGGGCGCAATACCGTTGGCACTTGGTCGCGGCGATGGCGCTGAATTACGCACCCCACTCGGCATCTCGATCGTCGGTGGTTTGATTGTTAGCCAACTCCTGACCTTATACACCACACCGGTGGTTTATCTTTATCTGGATCGCTTTAGTTTATGGTGGAAAGAAAAATTTAAACGCGCTGACCATGAAACTGATGGCGAAAGCGCCCATGTTTGA